A region of uncultured Draconibacterium sp. DNA encodes the following proteins:
- a CDS encoding DUF5121 domain-containing protein yields the protein MKNLKYLILGILGLAVLSCSDDISEIEPAGNPVMEIENQFSNVHFGDVLPFTVSVSDEISLSTLTAILYFGEEEVERTTIRTKENGEYSGAIEIPFEKDIPDGTATLEFVLLNTTMNSSMETFDVPITRAQYPYLILVSENASYPMLPTGEENEYAATEAFPSTDLSAYIKTPVVDDKGTEIVFGWEAGEITNGVSKDIPFVSPVGGTYSVTFNTKTYEAGPFFEILLNGEKMNMLDKENYQLDVELTQGQDVSIQGLGNIADWWIDADYLTTQEDGLYTFVPITGKYRVTANLALNYFRIEALDGNSPAVLKADGTGAVWVIGENVGKPSLADKTVGWSPDNALCMAPIGNKKYQLTVVGGTNISTDGINFKFFHQKGWGGEFGGDAISTTSDIVFIGDGTNGRDSGNLGLVDGVTLEDGATYVFTVDLSAGNDQAVLTVTKK from the coding sequence ATGAAGAACTTAAAATATTTGATATTAGGCATTTTGGGTTTGGCTGTTTTGTCGTGTTCCGATGATATCAGCGAAATCGAACCGGCGGGAAATCCCGTTATGGAAATAGAGAACCAGTTTTCAAATGTACATTTCGGAGATGTGCTTCCGTTTACTGTTTCGGTTAGCGACGAAATTTCGCTATCGACACTAACTGCCATTCTTTATTTTGGCGAAGAAGAGGTGGAAAGAACGACAATTCGCACAAAAGAAAATGGTGAATATTCAGGAGCAATTGAAATTCCTTTTGAAAAAGATATTCCTGATGGAACAGCGACTCTGGAGTTTGTATTACTGAATACCACAATGAATAGCAGTATGGAAACTTTTGATGTTCCAATAACTCGTGCGCAATATCCTTACCTGATTTTGGTAAGCGAAAACGCATCGTACCCCATGTTGCCAACCGGCGAAGAAAATGAGTATGCAGCTACTGAAGCATTCCCGTCAACGGATTTGTCGGCCTACATTAAAACACCAGTGGTTGATGACAAAGGAACAGAAATCGTATTTGGCTGGGAAGCCGGAGAAATAACAAATGGCGTTTCAAAAGATATTCCTTTTGTAAGCCCGGTTGGAGGAACGTATTCGGTAACATTTAATACCAAAACATACGAGGCCGGCCCATTCTTCGAAATTCTGCTTAACGGTGAGAAGATGAATATGCTTGATAAAGAAAATTATCAGCTTGATGTTGAGCTGACGCAAGGTCAGGACGTAAGTATTCAGGGTTTGGGAAATATTGCCGACTGGTGGATTGATGCCGATTATCTGACCACGCAGGAAGACGGCTTGTATACTTTTGTTCCGATTACAGGAAAATACCGGGTAACAGCTAATCTGGCACTAAACTATTTCAGAATTGAGGCCCTGGATGGCAACTCACCAGCTGTTTTAAAAGCTGACGGAACAGGTGCTGTTTGGGTGATTGGCGAGAATGTTGGTAAACCATCGTTAGCTGATAAAACTGTGGGCTGGAGTCCTGACAATGCATTGTGTATGGCTCCAATCGGCAACAAAAAATATCAGTTGACCGTAGTTGGAGGTACAAATATCAGCACCGACGGAATCAACTTTAAATTCTTCCACCAAAAAGGTTGGGGAGGAGAATTTGGTGGAGATGCCATTTCAACAACAAGCGATATTGTATTTATTGGCGACGGTACAAATGGCCGCGATAGTGGTAACCTCGGATTAGTTGATGGAGTTACACTGGAAGACGGTGCAACTTATGTATTTACGGTTGATCTTTCGGCAGGAAACGATCAGGCAGTTTTAACAGTTACAAAAAAATAA
- a CDS encoding glycoside hydrolase family 30 beta sandwich domain-containing protein, whose amino-acid sequence MRKLFDIKFILLIALLCCGFVACSDDNNGEVEEPEQTEPETGDVTLYITTNTRSLDFATKAVDFSDKSNMSPTTINLEPETRYQTMDGFGAAITGSTCYNLLQMTEDNREKFLKETFSPTEGMGYSYVRIAIGCSDFSLSEYTCCDTKGIENFGLTSEETDYVIPILQEIQAINPDLKILGSPWTSPRWMKVNNLTDLQPFNSWTSGQLNPAYYADYATYFVKWIQVLREYGIDIYSVTPQNEPLNRGNSASLYMGWEEQLEFVKNNLVPAFKAASLNTKIYLFDHNYSYDNMSEQNDYPVKIYNAGIDEDIVVGAAYHNYGGNKEELLDIHEKAPERELIFTETSIGTWNDGRNLQNRLIEDMREVALGTVNNWCKGVIVWNLMLDSDRGPNRDGGCQTCYGAVDIDRANYSSITRNSHYYIIGHLSSVVKPGAVRIGTSGFSDAGFYYSAFENTDGTYAVVLLNSNSASKMITLDDGTNHFSYEVPAKSVISYQWKK is encoded by the coding sequence ATGAGGAAATTATTCGATATAAAATTTATTTTGCTGATAGCGCTGCTTTGCTGTGGTTTTGTGGCCTGTAGCGATGATAATAATGGTGAAGTTGAAGAGCCTGAGCAGACGGAACCGGAAACAGGAGATGTTACACTTTACATCACTACCAATACCCGGTCGTTGGATTTTGCAACAAAAGCGGTTGACTTTAGCGATAAAAGCAATATGTCGCCAACAACCATTAATCTGGAGCCTGAAACACGGTACCAGACAATGGATGGTTTTGGAGCGGCAATTACCGGTTCAACCTGTTATAATCTGTTACAGATGACAGAAGATAACCGTGAGAAGTTTTTGAAAGAAACTTTCTCGCCAACAGAGGGAATGGGCTACAGTTACGTTCGTATTGCCATCGGTTGTTCCGACTTTTCACTAAGCGAATATACCTGTTGCGATACCAAGGGAATTGAAAACTTCGGCCTTACCTCGGAAGAAACCGATTACGTGATTCCGATTTTACAGGAAATTCAGGCAATTAATCCTGATCTTAAAATTTTGGGATCGCCATGGACTTCCCCACGTTGGATGAAAGTGAATAATCTTACTGATTTACAGCCATTCAATTCGTGGACTAGCGGTCAGTTAAATCCGGCGTATTATGCCGATTATGCTACGTATTTTGTAAAGTGGATTCAGGTTTTAAGGGAATACGGAATCGATATTTATTCGGTTACCCCACAAAACGAACCGCTTAACAGAGGTAATTCAGCGTCGTTGTATATGGGCTGGGAAGAACAACTTGAATTTGTGAAAAACAACCTGGTGCCTGCTTTTAAAGCAGCATCGTTGAACACAAAAATTTATTTGTTCGACCACAATTACAGTTACGATAACATGAGCGAGCAGAATGATTACCCGGTGAAAATTTACAATGCAGGGATTGATGAAGATATCGTGGTCGGTGCAGCCTATCACAATTATGGAGGAAACAAGGAAGAGCTTTTGGATATACACGAAAAAGCTCCTGAAAGAGAGTTGATTTTTACCGAAACATCTATCGGTACCTGGAATGATGGCCGAAACCTGCAAAATCGTTTAATTGAAGATATGCGCGAAGTGGCACTGGGAACTGTAAATAACTGGTGTAAAGGAGTAATTGTATGGAACCTGATGCTGGATAGCGACAGAGGCCCCAATCGCGATGGCGGATGCCAGACTTGTTATGGCGCGGTGGATATCGACAGGGCAAATTATTCATCAATTACGCGTAATTCGCACTATTACATTATCGGCCACTTGTCGTCGGTTGTTAAGCCAGGTGCAGTGCGTATCGGTACGTCGGGCTTTTCTGATGCCGGATTTTACTACTCGGCATTCGAAAACACCGACGGAACTTATGCTGTGGTATTATTGAACAGCAATTCGGCTTCAAAAATGATAACACTTGACGATGGCACAAATCACTTCAGTTACGAAGTGCCTGCTAAATCGGTTATTTCATACCAATGGAAAAAATAA